A region of Leptospira bouyouniensis DNA encodes the following proteins:
- a CDS encoding cytochrome c oxidase subunit 3 family protein yields MTSVSSSSEFQHQHHFKSAEHQYASSKQGIWLFLCTEILMFGGLFVGYLIYHSLYPTVFKNGSETLDWKMGAVNTVVLLVSSFTMAAAINYVQRGLHKIAAIMLALTIACAGAFMVIKYFEYSHKFHVGTVPGKFSLVDPTCGAGGKRAECESKISALLKNPVELEKNHVSAEEVTRLKAVISQPKWEMFYGFYFVMTGLHGIHVVAGALLIFWIFIKTLRRKVGPEYYTPVEGVGLFWHVVDLVWIYLFPLLYLVG; encoded by the coding sequence ATGACTTCCGTTAGTTCTTCAAGTGAATTTCAACACCAACACCATTTTAAGAGTGCAGAACACCAATATGCCTCTTCCAAACAAGGAATCTGGTTATTCCTTTGCACTGAAATTTTGATGTTCGGTGGCCTCTTCGTAGGTTACCTCATCTACCATTCTTTGTATCCAACTGTTTTTAAAAACGGTTCTGAAACATTGGATTGGAAAATGGGTGCAGTCAACACGGTTGTGCTCCTTGTCAGTTCCTTCACAATGGCTGCTGCCATCAATTATGTGCAACGTGGTCTGCATAAAATCGCAGCCATCATGCTTGCTCTCACGATCGCATGTGCTGGTGCCTTCATGGTCATCAAATACTTCGAATATAGCCACAAGTTCCATGTAGGAACTGTTCCCGGCAAATTCTCGTTAGTTGACCCTACTTGTGGTGCCGGTGGGAAACGAGCAGAGTGTGAATCAAAAATTTCAGCTCTCTTAAAAAACCCTGTTGAACTTGAGAAGAACCATGTGAGTGCAGAAGAAGTCACTCGCTTAAAAGCTGTGATCTCTCAACCAAAATGGGAAATGTTCTATGGATTTTACTTTGTGATGACTGGACTTCACGGGATTCACGTTGTGGCCGGAGCACTCCTCATCTTCTGGATTTTCATCAAAACATTGAGAAGGAAAGTGGGACCTGAATACTACACTCCTGTAGAAGGTGTGGGTTTATTTTGGCACGTTGTGGACTTGGTATGGATTTACCTTTTCCCACTTCTTTACTTGGTAGGATAA